From Rhododendron vialii isolate Sample 1 chromosome 7a, ASM3025357v1:
CTTACTTAATTTTGCAGCATTTGTAAAGTGTGTCTCGGTTCTGTTTTATTTTCATGTGATATCTTGTTGCAGATTTGGTAATTGAGAAtcatttcattgtttgaaaTTCTGTGGTTCTAAGAACTTGATGCTGCTTGGTTACTTTGAATTTACTGGTAAAAGTGATTGAAACAATTttggttcggctcatttattaaacaGGACTAATATTGAGGCTCAAGTTCGGTTTGTTTAGGACCTGAATCGAACTCGAATGCGCCTTTATCGAGTTGAGTCTCGAACAGTTTATGGATAGCTCGGTTCGCTTGCAGCCGTATGTCAGTGTTAGTCTGAAGACCACTTGTAGGGTTTACCCATCCGGCTGCCCTAGGGTGGAGGGTCCAATATGTAGGGCACCCTGACCTTTTTATAATTTCATTAGTGGTCTGACCCATGTTAACCAAGAATGTAGATTGCATTGGTACATTCAGGAATGGGAATTGGTGCATACAGGAGTGAGAATTGAAACAGGCACGTGATGTCACGTGCTTTAAATTCTGGCATCCCAAACGTTTCACATTGCTTCACTTTGTGAgttagtataaaaaaaaaaaaaggcttgtgATAAAGTAAATCATACTTCCATTATTTTATCCTTTTAAAGGGACCTAAATTATTCTACTCCCTCTTTTTCTACTCCTTTGTTCATTTTTACTACCCTGAACATATTAAAAAATCGCCTatacttttttattatatttgtatAGATGATTTCGTAATATTTGCACTAccttggaaaaaaattatgaaatttcatTAGTTGTCCGATCAAAAGGCATAGTGTTGAAGACAAacgaaaaattcaaaatagtaAGGCACTATTTTTCTTCCGATCGATCGAAAGGAATAAGATGAGGCAAAAACTAGAATTCAAGATAGCAAGACTCGAACCTAGATACCATCGGAAGGATTGCCTCAACAAGGATTTATTTTGGAGTAATGCTACGCTTACAACATTCCATTACAACATGTATACAACATGCTGACGTGGTACTGGTTTCCACCAACTTACAACATTCCATTACAATTGTGTTCCAGTGCCACGTCAGCATGTTGTATACATGTTGTAATGGAATGTTGTAAGCGTAGCATTCCTGTTTATTTTGAGTATCATGTGATGTGTCACCATTGTATTAGCAGAACAGAAAGTCTGCTTGCACAGCAGCCGTGCACAGACCAGTTTTGCGCCAGTCtcgggtctcgcaaagatgatcggagccgctcattttgttcaaaatacttcatttatggtccctgtaaaaaatcacctcaatccgatatcggaaagcaaagttagatgattcgtaaacacccttcccgatatcggattgaggtgattttttacaaggaccataaacgaagtattttgaacaaaatgagcggctccgatcatctttgtgagacccgagacgggcgcaaaactGGTCTGTGCACTGCTGCGTGCAGCCTTTGCTGTGCAAGTAGCAGCGTTGTTAGCAGAATGTGTCCCATTTCTCATGTAGTGGAGAGAATATTCTACCAATGCAATGATCACACGTCACATGGGACCCAAAATATGATACTCAGACATGATTGCCATACCATtgctctttcttgatttttcactAGTAACCGTGTCAGAGAGGTATTGATGAAAATTCGGACTTCCTTCCCCAAGCCAATTTCCCAAAATGCAGCCCAGGCCCAGGGCTCACGGCCTGTTGAGGCTGTGCTTTGTGCTAGACCTCTTGtgggcaaaagaaaaagaaaaaatgtgtaccCACCCaccctcaaatttttttttgggtttgaaaattgCGGGAAATCGAAACAGTGGCatgaaagtttgaaaaaaaaaattgggaaatcAAATTtcgtaaaaaaatatattgataaaagataggaaaatgataataccaaaactgtttttgttataGGCTCATAAGATTAACGGTTCCATTAACAAGCGCCCTGAGGCATTATTTTAGTAGCAATAAATGGTGTGTTTCCACCTAGTGTGTTCCgtattaattattttctcattaGTCGTAATTGGTTTTCAGGGTAAACTTTGTGACATTTAATACATCATTGGAAACGTTCCAATAATTTCCAACCTTACCCTTGCAGTTATGTTATCCCCTCccgctcttcttttttttttttaatttaagaaaaatttgGTGTTTTATGTCACTTTTTAGTAGAAAACAGAAGTATATCACAGTTTTATGTTGTTAAGCCACTGGACCGTTAAACCTACTTTAAACTTTATCCAAAAAGAAATTAGTTTGGTTAAtactaattttttagtttttagattcatctcgtcgagactaaccaataattcacaaaaaattggcgCAAAAATAAAGATAGTGAAAAATAATTacatgaaaaaccaaaaaatatgaattagttaaggtgtgttccactaaagtacttatttttataattaaaggtgttgtattgtgagagaatgatctgtctcgtgtagcaggaaataaatacttaaaaaataagaactttagcaGAACGGAGTATTAAGCCAAAACAAGGCCAACCATCCCAAATCTTGGGGCCATTTGGGGTTATGCCCGATCATTATCTTCAGGGTCTCAGAATGAATCGAGTTGCGAACAAACTGGCTCGAACatctagttataaaaaaaattcatttaaatAAAGTCTAGTTCATCGTGTTTAATATAATATATTAGCACTTAAATAGGGGTAGAAGAGGTATGAATTTGAAGTGTTCCCATAATAAATACTCCTTATAGTTGAACATAATCGATCAGTATTTATTAACGGCATTGGGACTTCTAAAACTCTCTTTATTAACTACAACCAAAAACACTGCCGCAGGGGCACTAATTAGCATTTGCCTAAGACTAAtatgaaaaatgagaaatagACCTGTGGAGGCCCTAGTGACGGAGCACGCGACGTGGTGGCAAGTCAATATTTCTTCTCCAGTCGGGTCAACTATGGCTTAGTTCAGAACCTTCTAGGTTGGGTGCATTTTCCAATTCACCGAGGATCGCCATGCTGGTTGAATCCAGCCCAGCCCAGCCCAGCCCATCCCATCCCATCCCACCCCTTTTcattagaaaaagaaataaactcGTGGTGGCCCCACCACAACcctgaaggggaaaaaaaaaaattaggagagaAGCCTATTAGTGTTATTCCTTTTGTATAAATGGGGATGTTGGACAAAAACCATTGGCAGGCTGCTGGTTTCTCTATTTTGGGTAGGAGCAGGCAGCAGCAGAGCAGGCCTCCGGGCTCTGCTATTTTTGCTCAAGAGatgtacaaaacaaaaaagcagtAGACCACTTGTACGTAATTATTGGGACGTGAAAAGACATTATAGTCCTCTGTCTTGGGCATCAAGCAACTGCCCCTCAAATTGAACAAGCTGTGGTTTGGTTCGTAAATAGCTGGGGACTAAAACTTACTAACTGCCCCTGATCCCCCGGTGATGTATACcgcttggcaaaaaaaataaaaattagaatCCTGAGGTTACTTTTGAGATTGTGCGTCCTTATGCATATTTTGATAATCCATTCTGTCAGAATTCACTGTGAGAATCTCTACCAAACACTTCTATAATCCACAAACACAATCCAGAATCAGGGCCTAGAATCTGTGCCAAGCACCGTTTTAATACTATAGCAACAATAAAATGGAAGCAtgagtgctacacacacatcacacccctctcacatatgtgtgggtcttacatatatataatcGTATGGGCACATAATTATATATGTGAGACCCACACATGTCTAAGAGAGGTGTGGTTAGTGGTGTATAGTCAGATCCAGTTATGAGCTAAAATTTGTATTGTGGCTGCTACGGcctcaaaaaatttctcaatttcAGGGGGCCCTCCTACTTTTTTTACTCGTTATAATAGTCCAACAAAATagtctcgttttttttttttaaattttcgttTAAGTTTTTTGAAAAGCCAGGACCGACTCTGTGTATACCTATCATTTCcctaatgaaaaaaattgacgagGGCATGGTAAGGAGGTGGACTCTCTGATGTGCCTTGCGGACATGGTCCACAGGGGCTCATTGCGAGGTCAGAAATTGGATCCGAATAGAAATTAATCCATTTTTTCTCAAATAAGAGCATCCATAGTAAAAGTCTAGGTGATTTAggggtgacttggttgacgaagttattcaacaagattattatgactaggaagatacccgacgaatggagaaggagTACCTTAGcacctatctataagaataaaggggatattcaaaactgcaacaactatagaggtattaaattgatgagtcatacgatgaagttgtgggaaagagttattgagcatcgcttgaggatggtgactacggtgtcagaaaaacagtttgggttcatgctaggaagatcaaccatggaagctatctacctattaCGGAGATTGGTTAAAAAATACAGAGCAAAGAAGAAagatctccatatggttttcatagacttagaaaaggcttatgataggatACCTAgggacatcatatggtgggttctggaaagaaaaggaatgaccaaagggtatatcaaGGTGATTaaagacatgtatgaaggtgccgtcactacTATTAGATCACCAGTAGGGAAAACGCGTGAATTTTCTATCACCATAGGATTGCATCAAGAGTCAGCCCTGAGCCcatacctctttgccttagttatggatgaattgactagataatttcaagaggatattccatagtgtatgatgtttgcagatgatattgtcctcgtagatgaaaccgctagaggtaTTAATAcgaaattagaaatttagagagaagcattagagtcaaagagTTCTTGGATAaataggagtaaaactgagtatatagtgtgcaagtttagtagtaccagtagtgcgcatgaagaaagagtgatgatccaagaccagaaAATACCAAAAGGTGATCATTTTAgttatttaggctcaattattagtagagatggagagattgctgatgatgtgacccataggatccaagtggagTGACTCAAGTGGAGAaacgctactggtgtactatgtgacaagagggtacctacaaaattgaaggaaaaattctatggaactgccataagatCAGCAATGTTTTttgggacagaatgttggcctattaaaaaCAACATGTAAGCAAaatgagtgtagcagaaatAAGAATGTTGAGAtagatgtgtggtaagactagacgagacaagattagaaatgaaacagttcgtgagatggtaggtgtaacacctatagaggagaagttgagggaaaataggctaaggtagtttgggcatatctaccgtagaccagaagatgcagtagttaagggAGCGAATAGGagctctaggtagcaatgttacggggagaggtagacctaaattgacattaaatGCTGTAGTGCGCAAATATATGAGTATAATAGGTCTGTGTGAATAAGTGGCACTTGACAGAGTCCAATGGAGGaaacagattcatgtagccgaccccaagtgattgggacgtaaggttcggtttggtttagtttggtttggtaagagcatctacagtggaataaacaaaataaaaaattgttaaagttagcaatattggatcaaaaaagtgctcatgTTAGAATAACCAAatctagcaacctcttaacaattcatcaaattttgactcttcaataatcaaaactagcaatattttgtcaataaccaaattttatcccTCAATCAAATAtaccaacattacacaaaaacattatctctctctctcaataatgttttcaaaaaataattttaaaaaactgaaactttcatatttttttttctgttttttttagaaactttttttttacaaaaaataattttttcaaaaattttaaaaactgtaagtaaataaagtgtgtttttcaaaaaactattttttgaaatttcaaaactcttttatagaaaactgtttttacacaaaatctgtttttgaaaaactatatttatagtttttaaaatttcaaaattatttgtgtaaatacaattctttcaaaatttctcaaaattgtatttatagtttttaagtgaacaaagtgtgtgttttttgaaaaactgtttttttgttttgaaaaacttttttttttgaattgtttctaacataaaactgttttttttttccttcaaaaaccgcattttcaaaaaatatgcgtgaaatgaagggaaaaaatttggagggcccattgattttgattatgggcaaaaaataaccaatgtgggatttgacattgttaactttaacaacctctaaatggataattaaaatcTGATGtgtcatattttgattattcatatttGCTTATTCTACTGCTGATGCTAACAAAtgagaaatttgattattatgaTAAGAAAACACCATTGGTTGGTCAATGTTGTCGAGTTTAATTTACAGTATGTCCAATTCGATGTTTTGAGCTCGAAATGAGTCCCGTAATAAAGCCGCAACAAGAAGGTCACCTGTATGTTGTATTAAAAGACTGGTATGATTTGAGTCCCGTAATAAAGCCGCAACAAGAAGGTCACCTGTATGTTGTATTAAAAGACTGGtatgatttgggtttttttgcaAAGAAATGATTCAACTGACGAAGAAACAAGAAAtgggaaaacaaaagcaaattcCACTTGCAATGaaattatgtgttttttttgtttgtttgttgccAAAATGGTAGGAGTGTATTATATCAGAAAACTGCCGAATACATCGAAATTGAATATCATTCCAAGAGGAGTAAATAACATAATAAGAAGCCTAGCTACCCAAGATCACCCACTAGAGCCTCGGAATCAGGCCTTGCCAGCTAATCGGCTATAACCGATCTTCAAACAGAGAGAGTAACACAAACCCTCTACTGCGGCAAAAACAGCCAAAAGAACACCAGAAACCCCACATATGGGAGGTAAATTTGGTGTCTTGATCATGCAAGAATATTACGAAATAAAAGCAAGGTTATTGGAGAAGGAAATTGCCGCGTAAAGAAACTGGACAATCATCATGGAGGTATAAAAGAGTGGTTATTAATTTGTAGAGGACTGAACTGCAATGAGTGAAAGTGGGATGGTAATAACTGCTCTGTCGTGCGTTCCAAGTCCGAACGTTCCCATGTGGTGACAGTTATGTTATTATTCATTTCACCAAATCTAATTATGTTTTCTTTCCTTAGAAAGGGGTTGTTTGAAGTTCCATAAATGTTTTGGAGGATATTTTTGGGATAATAAGCGGAAAGAGGTAGAGAGACAAAAGTaattagtagagagagagaaaacttataataaaaaaaaaactgtgccGTGAGAGATGGGTGATTCGGAGAACTCCAAGTGAATAAATCAATTTAAAACATAAGATCGACAGGAGAGAGTAGGAGACAAACGAAAAATAGAAGTAAAGAATTACGTATGTTATTCTAAAAAACTTATatattaggataaaaaaaaatggtgctactacaaaaaaaaaaacacaaaacacaaaattaCGATCACCAACATACGAAAAAAAAGAGATGATCATATTGACATTATTATGGAATTTAAAAAtagctaaaaaaaaatcatcaaattcGGAAGAGGAAATCATATTTGAgatatactactccctccgtccctttttaagtgtcctgcttcgtaattccaacttattaaaaaaacatcatcattacacctttcacatcaactttttcctccactttccctacttacccatcatcattacacttttactcactaatttttcaaaataaaatctacttttagggacaaaatagacaatacaccaacttttacccccctaactttacaaaatagacacttattaagggacagcccaaaatggaatactggacacaaaaaaaggaacggaggaagtataatagaaggaaaaaaaaagaaagaaagaaagaagaagtacCAAAAGTATgggttttaatttttgtgttaaATATGCTCTCGGACATGCTGTATGAGACTACAATTGACTCCAAACTTtctgagggaaaaaaaataaaaataaaattgtttgaTTTGCAAATTAAATTTCAAATGAAAATAGTTGGGAATGTGGAACTTGAGAAAAAAGAGGTGCGAATAGAATTATCGCCAGTGAATATCTAaataaatgattttgacactctactTTTTGATAAATACCCTCCAAACTTTTGTTTTAGTGTGCTTTGAAAATGTGTGATGTGCATTTTGACACATTAGAAGACAAGTTTAGgagtgcatttatcaaaaagttgagtgccaaaatcatttcaaaaaatcTAAATACCTGCACAAGTCGTGACAACGTGTGTTAAGGTCAAGTCCAATCCcatttagtttgatttttggtggaCCATCTCGCACTCACAATAATGGTCGGAGTTGGAAATTTCCATTTTGTAGAACTCATCAAGTTCTTCAACCATGATACAGATCATGTTCAGTGGCTATCGGTCAATGTTAATTTTATCAGAACACATTtatcttaaaaaaatgtttcaagttAAACATGTTCCGATAAGACATTGACCAGCATTCGATTAACATGACCTTTTTTGCATGGTTGAAATGTTCGGTGAGTTCTATAAGCCAAACAACTCCGACCACTGTTTTGGATCCGAAATGAGCCCACAAAAGCCAAATGAATGGGAATGAAATATAAGGAGACTAGACTGGACCTAAACCTTCACAACATGGATAGTAGTTATGTACTTGTGCCTTAACTTaggggaaaaaataataataattcttaTGCCTTAGCCATTAAGGTGTAGCCAGATTCAGGAACGTTCCTTCAAAATTAAGAGAATGATATTTTATATCGTCACTTCTGAATCTGTTATTAGATTTGcgtaactattttttttctattaattatttgtctCAAATATCACTATAACATAATGATAATGTAATATTCACTAAAGgcaaaaaattcccaaaatcaGTATTTTTATTCATctattctgaattttttttaagccGACATTTCTGTACATTTATTATTACTCTTGTTGAGAGGAATACTTTGATTATAACAATTCCATCAaacaattaccaaaaaatcacCGTCATTTAAAAAATACCAACGAATAACAAATACCTTAATATAAAAACACGAAGATAGGACAGTATAGTTCAATCAATAAtacaaagaaaacaatttttgagcttcactttctcataaacatattttgaaattaatcttTTAAATAGCTATGCACATCATAATTCTctcaaaacaaattgaaaaaatgaaaatattaaaaacaatCCACTGGGCTgttgttaaaacttaaaaggcgTATTGAGATGTATCAAAAGTGTATAAAGGCGAGTGAAATAGTATTGAAAGTGTAAAAAGTACATCAGAATATATgattatttgtcttttttttgtctttatgaaTAGCTCAGGGACGGTTAATAAAataacccttgaaaaaatacaaagtgTAGAGTACATTTAAAACAAAGCAGCAGAAATAAAAACTGTCTAGAATAAACAATTAAATACGTCCACAATAAATAATTTATATGtaaaattattatcaaaattaGATACACACCTATCGACCACACTTATGCGCATAAAAATATGGAACCCACACGAGGAATGTGATCAGTGGGTGTGCACCAGTATGTGTCATTTCTCTCAGAGTACGCGAAAAGCCTTGCCAAttcctctctcctccttttcCCTGCAAGTTTTGCACATTTGCGACTTGCTCTTCATTCCAATGGCGTGAGCCCTGAACCCAGTGACAGCCCCGTAATGTTCGTTCCCACtcgaaacaaacaaacaggccATATCACAAaacccttttctttctctttctctctctcgctcgctcgctccatcatcttcctccccaaaaatcccaaaacaaattcACCTAAACCAGACTTAAAACGTACCCAGTGATGTTTTCCACTACCTTATTGTATCATGTGTTCGGGTTGTAGTACTCTTTAGCATCTCTAGGCAGATAtctgatttgggttttggttttctttttggattgccttttcatttttctctgtATCTCTCTCTGCCCGCATAACTGTTTGTTCATATATAGATATTTCTATCTATATATCTGTATTTCTTTTGATGTTTAATAGAAGAAAATCTGATAAGGAAAAGAGGGTTTTAGGAAACACGAGGGGTGATGGAGAAGTTGAAATGTTGTGGAACGAGAATATGTATCAAAGACCCAATGGGTTCTCTTTTTCACCTAGTTCAAGTTCTTTCTCTAATGGGTCCTCTTTTTCGGAGGAGGGTTTTTCACATTCTATAGCTCCAGTGGACCAGAATATGTATCAAAAATCCAGTACCCATTACTTGAATTCTCTTGCTCCGAAGAACTCCAATGGGTACCTGTCGGATGAACTTGGTCTGTGTGAAAATCTCGGTAGAATGAGTATTGGGGTTGGAAATACCGACTATTCGAAGGTTGGGCGATTCGGGTTAGACCAGgatggatttgggtttgggttcGATAGTCATTCTTTGGGTGGGAGAAGTAATGAGACGTTTGATGGGGTTACCACCGATTTTCTTGACCACAAGGGGTTTCAGTCACGAATTCCTGGGAATTCTGTGAGGTATAGTGATGATAGGAGGGAGAACGTACTTGGGTTGATGAATGGGTATAATGGTGGTGATTTAGTTGGGTCTCATTTGGCTCACAATCAATCCAGTGGTTTGTATACTGAACCCAGTTGCTACAGAGAAGGACTAGATTATCAGGGTAGAGGCTTTTATAATGGGGGACTTCAGTCACATAACCCACCTATGCAGATGCCTTGTTTGAATGATGAATTGTGTTTCCCACAGCAAAGTGTTACAAATTTTATTGGAGATAGGAATCTCTTGAATCCGGTAAATTCCTCTCAATTGATGTATTCTAACGTGGGCTTTAGTAAGGGAAATTCAGTGTGTAGTGGTTCATTGTTAAATGGCAGAAATCCTTCATCTATTTCATCAATGACGGATTCAAGGGATGTCAAAGCTTTCAGATGTGAGGATGCCTTCATTATACAAGGGAAGGGTGTGAAATATGCTGTTGACAAGAGATATGATGGTTCAAAaggtaaaaagaagaagtctaGCAAGGAAATTGCAAGGCCAAATGCGGGTGAGAAACGAAAAGACCTTCGCAGTGAGATTATCCAGAGCCATGATAGTCCATTGCTTTTGCAACCAGCATGCAGTCCACTGGCTCAGGTCCAGGGCTATATATATCTCATGGCAAAGAATCAGTCTGGATGTCGGTTTTTACAAAAGATATTCAATGAGGGGACCTCTCAAGATGTTGAGATAATATTTAATGAAATCGTCAATCATGTTGTTGAGATTGCAATGAATTCGTTTGGAAATTACCTAATGCAGAAGTTATTGGAAGTGTGTAGTGAAGAACAGAGAATGAAGATTGTGCTAACTGTCACTGAAGATCCTAGAGACATAATCAGAATTTCTTTGAACACACACGGGTACCATGTTTGATTTTGCTTCCTTCTTGTTCtgattttgttttggtaaattggtgcttccatttttcttcacaaattagttatattttccttcttgttaTTGTTTTGGAATTTAACCTTTGTGGTTATACCAGCACGCGTGTGGTGCAGAAGTTGATTGAGACCCTCAAAACCAGGCAGCAGATTTCACGTGTCACATTAACTCTCGAACCAGGTTTTCTTGATCTTATTAAGGACTTGAATGGAAATCATGTCATACAGCGTTGTTTGCAATGCCTTGGCAAGGAAGATAACGGGGTAAATGTTTTCTTCTCGCTTGATATACGACATTACAAGATTGTTTTTGTCAAGATTTGTTTATTGTGTtctctaaaaataattttctcccCTTTAACTGAACAATACCATGCATTGGGCGATATTGCATTACTTCTTTCTCCCCTCtctttttgcttcttctttggTTCATTTATCTTTCAATTGCTAAGTTGTATCTACTAGTAATGGTGGTTTCTCAAGAACTTTTTGGTGTGTTCTCTGCTAATGATTTTCTTCCCCGTTTAACTGATCAATACCATGCATTCGACAACATTGCATTactcccttttcctttttctatggTACAGTAACTTTCTATTTCTAAATTATATATCCTTGTGAACCCTTCACCTTAGTGCAACATTTACTTTCCAACTAATATTCCCCGACATGTGTGTTTAATGAATACTATGCAGATGATTTTAGCCATCCTACTCAAATCATTTGACTAATAGTAGAGAACAACTACATCTACAAGCATTTTCCCTTGCCAACACATGATGTAGGATATTGTATTCTGCAAGCCTAAAATACATGTCTGAACTCGATTTCGTTGAGGGTACAACAATAGTTTGAGCTTCTTAGAACTTGATGGTTAGTTCTGAAAAGTCATGTCACTAGGCCTCATATGTTCTTTGCTACTGTTTAATATAGATACTTTTTAGTCATCAGATATTGTGCAATGTGCAACtcttttgttttcaatattACTTGCATTTTCTAGATTAGCTATCCCGCGAATTTTTATTTGGATGTAGAAATTGTGAATTGTAACACACTGCAACACATGGCTTTTGTTGCCTTACTTTGTTGGGGACTAGAAGTAATTATCATAGAATGTGCTTAACCTCTGTTCTTTTGGTGTTGGTTACCTCTTCTAGTAATCATTTTTGGTGGTCGGTGTGTGTGGGTCGGTGGTAGTTATCTGTTGGTGGTTGgggtgtatgtgtgtgtgtttttatcCTTTGGGGATGGCGATTTTGTTGCATCCTTATTTCACAGCTTTTGATCAAGTACTGCAACTGGTCGTATTTTGAATCCTTCAAACTAGTCGACTTTCGCTTTTGCTCCTTGGGTTGATGCCTCAAAGGGTTTGACCTTCACTTGGTGATTTGCGGAAGTGCATGAAGGTTTCAATTAGCATATCCTGGGTGTTCATTGGCATGCCCCAAAGCTCTAAGGATGGGTAGATTTGGGTAATGAATTGTGGTATTGATTGCTTGACTTTCATGTCCATTTTAATCAAGCATTTTAGGCTTCCATTATATTTTCTAGATTTAACCCAGTCATTTTTCGTTAGCGTTTCCGGGTAGTCTTGCATATGATATGTCTAATCCTTTAGCTGATGATAATATGTGTTAACCTGTGGAACACGTTTGACCACATGTGGTTTCCAACTTTCCATAACACCTGATTGCGTGCATTAGTGGTTTTAATTTTTAGGCCATTGTATGATTAGTTACGGTCAAACTTGATTCTGAACCTGTTCATCTTTGGCAGTTTATATTTGATGCTGCTGCCAAGTTCTGTGTTGAAATTGCAACTCATCAGCATGGATGTTGCGTTATGAATCAATGCATTACTCAGTCAGTTGGGAAATATCGAGAAAAGTTGGTTGCAGAAATTGCTGCTAATGGGCTTTACCTTGCTCAACATCCTTTTGggtaatattttttgaagtgttgaagccatattttttattgaatactTGTTACTATTTATGAATTAATGTAACAAAAGGGGTTGTAGTTTGATGCA
This genomic window contains:
- the LOC131332130 gene encoding putative pumilio homolog 7, chloroplastic, translated to MFNRRKSDKEKRVLGNTRGDGEVEMLWNENMYQRPNGFSFSPSSSSFSNGSSFSEEGFSHSIAPVDQNMYQKSSTHYLNSLAPKNSNGYLSDELGLCENLGRMSIGVGNTDYSKVGRFGLDQDGFGFGFDSHSLGGRSNETFDGVTTDFLDHKGFQSRIPGNSVRYSDDRRENVLGLMNGYNGGDLVGSHLAHNQSSGLYTEPSCYREGLDYQGRGFYNGGLQSHNPPMQMPCLNDELCFPQQSVTNFIGDRNLLNPVNSSQLMYSNVGFSKGNSVCSGSLLNGRNPSSISSMTDSRDVKAFRCEDAFIIQGKGVKYAVDKRYDGSKGKKKKSSKEIARPNAGEKRKDLRSEIIQSHDSPLLLQPACSPLAQVQGYIYLMAKNQSGCRFLQKIFNEGTSQDVEIIFNEIVNHVVEIAMNSFGNYLMQKLLEVCSEEQRMKIVLTVTEDPRDIIRISLNTHGTRVVQKLIETLKTRQQISRVTLTLEPGFLDLIKDLNGNHVIQRCLQCLGKEDNGFIFDAAAKFCVEIATHQHGCCVMNQCITQSVGKYREKLVAEIAANGLYLAQHPFGNYVVQYVIELKIPSAAATLISQFEGHYVYLSMQKFGSHVVEKFLKSCEGSRPKIIIELLSVPHFEQLLQDPFANYVIKSALEVSKGTLHAALVEAVRPHTILRASPYCKKIFSRNLLKK